The genomic window CGGCGGCATGAGGATGTGGCGGGCCTCTCGTTCGAGGTCGCCGATGCGGGATCCCTGCCGTTCGACGACGCGAGCTTCGACGCATGCCGGATCGACCGCGTGCTCCAGCACGTCCCCGACCCGGCCCCGGCGATCGCCGAGATGGCCCGCGTGCTGCGGCCCGGCGGCGTGCTCGTCGCGTACGACAACGACTGGGAGACCCTGACCGTCGATGCGCCCGACCGCGCCCTGACGCGCACCGTGCTCAACGCCTGGTGCGACCGCTTCCCCACGGGCTGGATCGGCCGCCGCCTCGTCCCCCTCTTCCTGGACGCCGGCCTCATCGACGTCGAGGCGGCCCCGAGGACCCTGGTGCTCCGCGACCTGGCCGTGGCCGACCGGCTCTACGCCTTCTTCGCCACCGCCGATCGCCTGGCGGAGTCCGGCCTCGCCCGCCGGGACGACCTGGAGCGATGGGCGGGAGGCCTCCGCGCCGCCGACGCCCGGGGCCGCTTCTTCTGCTCCTACACCGGCTTCCTCATCCGGGGAGTCCGCGAGGCGCGGGCCTGAAGTCGGAAACGTGGCTCATCCGGCCGGGGCGCGTGGCGACCGGGCCGCCGTCGCCTCCCATGCCAGGCCCTCGGGCCGCGGCGGTCCCGCGGCATCGCCTCCGGCTCTGCCGCAGCCACCCGGAGCGAGGGCCGGCGATCCTCCTCGGGTGGCCGTGGCGGGAGCGCAGCGACGCCGCGGGATCGCCTCGGACGGCTCGAGCGGCGCGGGCTCGCCCGCTCGCCGCGGCGGTCCCGCGGCATCGCCTCCGGCTCTGCCGCAGCCACCCGGAGCGAGGGCCGGCGATCCTCCTCGGGTGGCCGTGGCGGGAGCGCAGCGACGCCGCGGGATCGCCTCGGACGGCTCGAGCGGCGCGGGCTCGCCCGCTCGCCGCGGCGATCCCGCGGCATCGCCTCCGGCTCTGCCGCAGCCACCCGGAGTGAGGGCCGGCGATCACGACTCCGATGGCCCCATCGACACTCGGCGCACGCTCCAGCCGGATGAACCGAAAAAGTTCGGGCTGGATGTCGTCCCGACGACCCTCCGGCCGACCGCCGACGGACCGGCCCGCAACTCCGAGGAGTCCCGGGACATGCGCCGCCCTTGCGGGCTCATGCCGGCAACCCATCGGGCGCCCGCGCCCGTCGGAATGCCCGGGACATTGGCGTTGACCTGAATGGAATCCGGGGCACAATGCGCGAATCGGTGAATGGTCCGGGAGACGCCCGTCGCGGGGCGGATCAGACTCGATGACGCGAAACGCCGGCGCCGCGGCGGGAGCCGCGGGCGTGCCGACCGCAGCGAGTCCGTGCACGGTATCGAAGGCGAGCCGCGGATCGTGGATCTCATCCGCCGGGGGTGTGCCGAGGGCGGCGTCGCCGTCCGGTCACTCCCGGGGTGCCGCAGTATGGAAGCTTGGGCCATCGAATCCGAACGAAAGGGATGGAACCCGCCCCGACCCCGCCCCGGGAGTCGAGGACGCGACCGGCCGGGCGGGATGGCCCCGCCGGCGATGTCGCGGGGGAAACCCGCGCCGACGTGCGGGCCACGACGACGAGCGTCCCCGCTGACGTCCGGCCGTCCCGGGCCCTCCCTCCGTCGAGGACGCCGGAGGGCGAAGCGACGCATCACGCTGCCTATGTGTGATTTTAAGCATACGATCGTGGCGTTTTGTAGACATGCCGTCCTGGCTGCGGGATGGTGGCGTAAATGTGTTGCTGGGCCGACGCGGGTACGGGCCTCGGGCGGGAGGAAACGCATCGAGGACGCCGCGGGGCCCGGCCGATTCGATGCCCGGCCAGGACGACACATGATGGGAATTCATTCGATGTGCAAGGGAGAGGGTCGCCGGCCGGTCGAGGCCGGCCGTGACGGGGTGCGGGGCGGCGTGGGGCCTTTCGGCCCGCGGCCGATCTCCGGGGCGGGGATGGTCCGGCTCATGGCGTCGCTGGCGGCCCTGTGCGCCTGCCTGCCGTCGGGGCAGGCCGTCGCGGGCTCGATGTCGGCCCGGCACGCCCACGCCTCGGGGGGGGCGGCCCTCTTCGAGCGGCTCGAGCGCCAGAACGTGGGCGTCTACGAGCGGATGGTCCAGATGCGCGACGCCCATCCGTCCGCGTTCGACACGGCGCATCCCTTCTATGCGTCGATCCTGACGGATCGGGGCTCCTTCGAATACTGGCTGAATCGCTGGCAGTCGCACCACCTGCGGTTCGAGCACTTCCATCCCCTGGCCTGGAAGGTGATCGCGGGCGAGGCCTACATGGGCGGCCCGCCGTCCCCGGGCGCCCCGGGGATGCCGCCGACGACCTCGCCGTCCCTGCCGCCGGCGGGCCAGGGCCTGGACCCGACGGGCGGCACGCCCCCGATCCCCCCGCTGCCGCCCGGCGGGCCGACGATCCCTTCCGGCGGCCCCACGATCCCGCCCGGCGGCCCCACGAACCCGCCCGGCGGGCCGACGAACCCGCCCGGCGGCCCCACGATCTCCGGCGCGGTCCCCGAGCCGGCCTCGTGCGCCCTGCTGGCCTCCTCCATGGCGATCGTCATCGCCGCCCGCGTCCTCTCGCGTCGGCGAGCCCGGCCCGCCTGACCGGGCCCGGCCAGATCGCATCATCTCTCGGATTCCGTGACGCGGCCGGGCCGAGATCCCTCTCCCTCGCCCGGTTGCGGGAGAGGGAGAGATCGGCTCGTCCCGCGAACGAAATCACGGGGCCTCCATGTCGCGTGCCGCGGGCCGACTTGCGGGTCATGAAGCCGGCGAGTAAGAGGATCGCGTAGGCCGGCCCTTCGCACCGACAACTTCCCCTGGCAAGGGCGAGGGAGGGCCGGATCCCATTCCCCCCTTACGAAGGGGGGATACAGGGGGGTGATCTCGATCGCCGCGGCCGGCCGAACGCACCCCCTCTCACTCCCCCTTTGGCAAGCTTATCTTTAGCCACGACTCGAGCCGAGCGGGCCTTCCGGTCCCCTCCCCCCACCGTGGGGGAGGGTCAGGGACAGGGGCAACCGCCTCCGACATGCGAAGGAGCCTCGGGATGGTCCGTGCGGGCCCGCTCCTGTTCACCGGCTCGCGAGGCATTCGAGGGCCCTTCGGACCCCCTCTCCCTAGCCCTCCCCCACGGTGGGGGGAGGGGACCGGAATGGTCCCTCGCCTCGATTTGTGGGTGAAGCAAAGCTCTGGTAAGGGGGAGAACGGGATTCGCCTCCCCCATCCTGGTGGGAGATAGGCGGGGTCTCGGAGGGCGGACATAGGACCTTCTTCCTCGCCAGGGTCATGAGCAAAGCCCGCGGTGTGGGAGGGGACCGGAGCCACTCCTCCTCGCTGATGCGTCATGACCGGCCCGCTGATCGGGTGCCGGAGCAGGGCCTCGGCGCATCCGCGTCCCGGGCCGGCCTGCTGGTCGGCTCCGCCGCTCATCGACGGAGACGGTCCGGAAGCCGGCGAGCGGCCCCCCTGGATCCCTCGCCCCGCCGCCCCTCCGCACTTTTCGAAACGCCCGCCGGCCGGCCCGGGAATCGTGGTGTAAGCTTGCGGTGCAATCCGGCCGGCCCCCGTGAGTCGGCGCCCGCACCCGAGTGATTCCACCACCTTTGAAGAGAGGCGACCATGCACCGCCGGGCGAGGTGGCTCTACGCCGCGGTCGGCCTCGCCGCCCTGTGGGGCGGCCCGGCCTCGGCCTGTCACGTCTGCAAGCAAACCCCCTGCGTCCTCGCGCCGCAGCCGTCCTATGAATGCGTCATCGAGAACGTCCCCGTCACGGTGATGAAGACGAAGACGAGGGTGGACCTCGTCCCCGTCCGCACCAAGACGATCATGGAGACGAAGCTCGAGACGAAGTACATCGACGAGAAGCGGACCGTCTGCTGGCCCGTCTTCGAGACGACTTTCGACACGAGGGCCTATACGGTCTGCCGGCCCGTCTACGAGACGACGATGGTCGAGCAGCCGTTCACCGTCTGCCGCCCGGTCCAGACGACCCGCCGGGTGACCGAGTGCGTCATGAAGCCCGTCACCGAGCTGGTCCCGGTCCCGGTGAAGTCCGGCTGCGGCCTCTGCGGCCACCCGGCCGGCGGCTGCACCTGCCGGACGATGGCGAAGACCTGCTACCGCCCCGTGATGGTCACCCGCGACGTCGTCGAGACGCGGATGGAATCCACCGTGGAGCTCCGGGCCGTCCCGGTCACCACCTGCCGCCTCGTCCCCGAGCAGCGGTTCGAGAAGGTCCCCGTCACCGTCCGACGGACGAAGACCGAGGACCTCTACTTCAAGGTCCCCGTCGTCGTGTCGAGGTCCGTCCCCAAGACGCTCGTCTGGAAGCAGGCCGTCGTCACCTGCGTCGAGGTCCCCGTCACCGTCTATCGCCCCGTGATGAAGATGGTGCCCATCATCCCCTGCGACGAGGGCGAGGTCGTCGCCAGCCCCCAGTCCGTCGCCTCCGGCCAGGCGACGCCCGAGCCCGCCGCCGCCCCGCCGCCCCCCGCCCAGCCCACGCCGGCTCCCGCGCAGCCGCCCGCCCGCCAGCGGGCGAAGCCTGAAGGCAGCGTGCCCGCCCCCGACGTGAAACCCGCCGTCCCCCCGCCCCCGGCCCCCGGCCGCCTCGTCCCCACCGCCGCGTCCGCCGACACCCCGGACGCGGCACCCGACCTCGGCCCGGCGCTCACGCCGGCGGCCTGACGGCAAAGCTACTGACATCCGATCGCCCCGGGCCGCACATCGGCCTCGGGGCCTTCGGCGCGGAGCAGGAGCGATTTTCACGGCGGGCCTCGCCCCCGACCCCGCGGGCAACAAGGCTGGGCCCGGGCCCGTCACCAGATCCGGCGGACGGGGTACGCGTCGAGGGCGGCATCGGCGCTGAGGATCGGGGCCTGCTCGACCATCGCCTGCGCGACGAGGAGGCGATCGGACGGGTCGCGGTGGTGGTAGGGCAGGGTGGCCGGCGCCGCCGTGTGCCGAGGTTCGATGGGGAGGTGCCGGAAGCCGTCGTCGTCGATGGCGGCGCGGAAGAAGGCTTCGAAGGGTCGGGCCAGGGCGTACTTGCCCACGCTGATCTTGATGGCGGTCTCCCGGTGGCTGGCCGGGCTGACGAGCTTCTCGTGTGCCGTGTCCAGGATGAGCGCCATGGCGGTCCCGCTCAGCCGCGGATCGTTCAGGGCAAACCAGAGCAGCGTGTGGGTGTCGAGGATCATCCTCATGGCATGTATTCGGCGAAATCCTCCAGGTGCTCGTCATCCTCGGCGAGGATGACGAGCATCCCCCGGCAGCGTCCCGGGACGGGCCTCGGCGCATCCTCCGTCGGGACAGAGATCATCCGGGCGATGGGCCGGTCGCCCTCCGTGATGATGACGCCCTCTCCGGGAGCCAGGCGTCGGACGAGCTCGGGCAGGATCGCCTGGGCGTCCTGGATGGTGATCGTCGACGTGGCCGGTCTCCTCTCTTCGTGCCGGTTGGGTTCGTCGCATTCTACACGACATCGCGACGCCGGTTCGAGCCTCGCCCCGTCCATCAGGGGCAGTGGGGCCGTCCTCATGGAGCGTGATCCAGCCGCGCGACGCATGGGAGAAGAACGGGGCCATCGAGGAGAACAGGGCCATCCACGCGAGGAGAACAGGGCCATCCACGAGACGCGATCCGGTGGGACACCCTAAGCCTCCTAGGCCCCCAGGATATCGAGGGATGTCCCCGTATCGGCCCCTCCCCGTATCGGCCCCTCCCCGTATCGGTCCCCCGGCCGATCAAGCCAGGGTTGTCCGATCTCGCCGACTGCGAAAGCTCGGCAGCCCCATTTGACCGCCCTCGGTTGTGGCTGCCTGCGAAAATCGTCAGTATCGGGAGGTCATTTCTCCCTTCCGCGGCGGTGCCAGAATGCGCCCAGGACGAGCGTACCACCCGTCGTGGCCAGGGCGAGTGCCGAGGGTTCGGCGACGACCGCGATCGCGGGGCTCCCGTTCAATTGGAACAATTGAAGCCCCTCGTTTGCATTTGCGTAGAGATATCCCTCTCCCGGAACCAGGCTGACGCTGGCGTTGGAATCGGGGATGGTCACATCGAAGTTGTTCGTATAAGTAAACGAGAGCGAGTTGTCCCAGTCGCCGAACGTCCCCGGGGTCTCGACCATCATCAGCCAGTACGAGGTGTTCGCCTGGAGGGTGAACGGAGACGTGGCGGTGGCCGTGGTGTTGCCGCCGGCGCTGTCGTAGGTCAACGCGAACGCGTCGAAGAGGGAGCTTCCTACCGTGCCGTCGGCATTCCGACTGAAGATGGCGAATGTCTCCCCCGGGGCGGGGCCACTGAACCTCGCCTGGCTATATACGACGCTCTCAATATCGATAGGGGTAGAACCAATCTGAATGGCGGCGCCGACCTGCTCCCCCGGAAACGTGTCGTCGTTGGGCAGGCCGAGTGTGCTCACCACGACGCCCGCGTGAGCCGCCTGAGGGCCCATCCTCAGCGCCCAGCCACCGAGCACCACGAGCACCACAAGGCCATGCCGGGCGGATCGTTGGATGTCTGTCATCGTACGACTCCGACGGAAAAGGACCGAGGGACAGCGGGGACGGTCGTCGCACAGCCCGGTGGCGATCTTATCAGGTCAGAATGCGTCGATCCGCTCTCCGAGCAGCACGAAGTGGCACGCAGACTACGGAACAAGTTGAGGAACAGCAATGGCCTAACGACGGACAGGCCGATGGGGGCGGGCCAGCATTCATCTCCCACGTCCCTCCCTTGACACGGGGACATCGGAGGGCTCCCTGCTGACGAATGGACTGCCCCCATGGAGATTCTCATCGAAGCCTTGCCGGCGGAAATGCCACGCCGACGGACTCGTGCCGGCGCGGGTTAAAGTGGCATCGATGAGAACAGTCTATTCGATCTCGACTTCGGGAAGATCGGATCGAGCGCCATGATCTGGGACAAGGCCTCATCCTGGACCGGATCATCGACACCCGCCGTCCGGTCCCCTGTCCTCGTCTCCCCCGGCGGCCTGTCACCCGGTCGCTGCTCCGGAGGCGTGGCGATGGCCGGCAGGGCCGCGGGAATGGCCGACGAGGCTTGGGGCGTGGAGAGCCTGCCACGCCGCAGTGCGGCGATCTGGACGAGCATGCGCTCGAACCGGTTGACCGGGCGGGTCAGCACGGCGGTCCGTAAGGTCGCGTCGAGCATCCGGGGTGTCATGATGAATGTCGGCGCCGAGATGCCACTCGCGAGCGACGCGGTCGTTGTGGGCGGCGGGTCGAGGAACAGGCCGCTGAGCACGGCGTTGGCCCCGCCCGTCCTGGTGATCGTGATCCGGACGTGCCCGCTGACCGTGTAGTCCAGGTACAGCCCGTTGTGGAACGACGCGATCGATTGCGTGCTCAGCACCGCCCCCGTCGCCGCGTCGCTGATCTGCACCCGCTCGGCCCGGCCGGTGCTGTCCCAGTCGAGGAAGTACAGTCCCAGGCCGTGCTTCTGCCCGTCGGTGAGGTTGACGTCCACCTTGAAGGAGGAGCCCGAGTACCAGCAGGCGGCGATGCGGCTGGTGGTGCCGGGGGCCTGCAGGGCGCGGACGTCGGTGGTGCCGGCCGCCCAGGTCCAGCCCGACTGGCCGGAGGGCGTGACCGTGGCGTAGCCGGGCAGGCCGGCCGAGCCGCCGATGACGTCGTAGCCCTGCTTGCCGTAGGCGTTGATCCAGGTCCCCTGCGTCGTCGCGTCCTGCTTGACGAACGTCGCAGTCGTGGGCATGGGCGGCGGGTCGAGGAACAGGCCGCTGAGCACGGCGTTGGCCCCGCCCGTCCTGGTGATCGTGATCCGGACGTGCCCGCTGACCGTGTAGTCCAGGTACAGCCCGTTGTGGAACGACGCGATCGATTGCGTGCTCAGCACCGCCCCCGTCGCCGCGTCGCTGATCTGCACCCGCTCGGCCCGGCCGGTGCTGTCCCAGTCGAGGAAGTACAGTCCCAGGCCGTGCTTCTGCCCGTCGGTGAGGTTGACGTCCACCTTGAAGGAGGAGCCCGAGTACCAGCAGGCGGCGATGCGGCTGGTGGTGCCGGGGGCCTGCAGGGCGCGGACGTCGGTGGTGCCGGCCGCCCAGGTCCAGCCCGACTGGCCGGAGGGCGTGACCGTGGCGTAGC from Aquisphaera giovannonii includes these protein-coding regions:
- a CDS encoding type II toxin-antitoxin system Phd/YefM family antitoxin, which translates into the protein MRTAPLPLMDGARLEPASRCRVECDEPNRHEERRPATSTITIQDAQAILPELVRRLAPGEGVIITEGDRPIARMISVPTEDAPRPVPGRCRGMLVILAEDDEHLEDFAEYMP
- a CDS encoding choice-of-anchor R domain-containing protein, with protein sequence MTDIQRSARHGLVVLVVLGGWALRMGPQAAHAGVVVSTLGLPNDDTFPGEQVGAAIQIGSTPIDIESVVYSQARFSGPAPGETFAIFSRNADGTVGSSLFDAFALTYDSAGGNTTATATSPFTLQANTSYWLMMVETPGTFGDWDNSLSFTYTNNFDVTIPDSNASVSLVPGEGYLYANANEGLQLFQLNGSPAIAVVAEPSALALATTGGTLVLGAFWHRRGREK
- a CDS encoding methyltransferase domain-containing protein, encoding MSDDLASGFRDVDRAADFEVFSRCLELVDSIPFFADCKRESYRLLGAGPGRRILDVGCGLGDDAAAMARIVAPGGAVVGVDASRGMVEAARRRHEDVAGLSFEVADAGSLPFDDASFDACRIDRVLQHVPDPAPAIAEMARVLRPGGVLVAYDNDWETLTVDAPDRALTRTVLNAWCDRFPTGWIGRRLVPLFLDAGLIDVEAAPRTLVLRDLAVADRLYAFFATADRLAESGLARRDDLERWAGGLRAADARGRFFCSYTGFLIRGVREARA
- a CDS encoding type II toxin-antitoxin system VapC family toxin produces the protein MRMILDTHTLLWFALNDPRLSGTAMALILDTAHEKLVSPASHRETAIKISVGKYALARPFEAFFRAAIDDDGFRHLPIEPRHTAAPATLPYHHRDPSDRLLVAQAMVEQAPILSADAALDAYPVRRIW